The Blattabacterium sp. DPU genome includes a window with the following:
- a CDS encoding ABC transporter ATP-binding protein — MNALEKILAYSKPYKYYYIINISCNFLYSLFSVISIISISPVLSILFEPSEYKNKTTFFNSFNIYFDFILKYFHDYIKISLFKYGKINTLAIFCFFIILLFLIRNIFRYLAEYFLIGIKTSIVRNIRNDFHKKILSLPIIFFSNKRNGDLISRLSNDINEIEISIVSSLANLISSPIMFIFHLLTLFLISYKLTLFTFLLVPLMGVFLSVIGISLKKDARGAQNQLGKLFSVIEETLNSIKIINIFSAENQMQKRFEQVSEYQKILSARVNRKKELASPMSEFFGSITMILIIWYGGKLFLEKKGMGPEILFPFIGLFFQIINPAKSLVNSISNIQKGRAAAERIVEILNTKCTSNEKFRYKSIFHFENEILFHNVSFTYNKLILIQDLSFSLKKGKTVVLVGRSGSGKSTLANLLARFYDVTSGEITIDGINIKYLKIKDYRKLLGIVTQEPVLFNDSIFNNIALGSEKKVSINSVIQAAEIANAHCFIEKLPKGYDTIIGYNGNKLSLGQKQRISIARAVFKDPPIMILDEATSSLDTESEITIQKALNKIMKNRTSLVIAHKLSSTIIQNADHIIVLEKGKIIEQGKHDTLISNKGTYSKLMAL; from the coding sequence ATGAATGCACTTGAAAAAATTTTAGCTTATTCGAAGCCCTATAAATATTATTATATCATTAACATATCATGCAATTTTTTATATTCTTTATTTTCAGTTATATCCATAATATCTATTTCACCTGTATTAAGTATTTTATTTGAACCTTCTGAATACAAAAATAAAACGACATTTTTTAATTCTTTCAATATATATTTTGATTTTATTTTAAAATATTTTCATGACTATATAAAAATATCATTATTCAAATATGGAAAAATAAATACTTTAGCTATATTTTGTTTTTTCATTATTCTTCTTTTCTTAATTCGAAATATATTTCGATATTTAGCGGAATATTTCTTAATAGGAATAAAAACTTCCATAGTTAGAAATATTAGAAATGATTTTCACAAAAAAATACTTTCTTTACCTATAATTTTTTTTTCAAATAAAAGAAATGGAGATTTAATATCTAGATTGTCTAATGATATTAATGAAATAGAAATATCTATTGTTAGTTCTTTGGCTAATTTGATTAGTTCTCCTATTATGTTTATTTTTCATTTATTAACCTTATTTTTAATTAGTTATAAGCTTACCTTATTTACTTTTTTATTGGTTCCTTTAATGGGGGTTTTTTTATCTGTTATAGGAATTAGTTTAAAAAAAGATGCAAGAGGAGCTCAAAACCAATTAGGAAAATTATTTTCTGTTATAGAAGAAACTTTAAACTCTATTAAAATTATAAATATTTTCAGTGCTGAAAATCAAATGCAAAAACGTTTTGAACAAGTATCTGAATATCAGAAAATACTTTCTGCTCGTGTTAATAGAAAAAAAGAATTAGCTTCTCCTATGAGTGAATTTTTTGGTTCCATTACAATGATTTTAATCATTTGGTATGGAGGAAAACTTTTTTTAGAAAAAAAAGGAATGGGGCCAGAAATACTTTTTCCTTTCATAGGGTTATTTTTTCAAATTATCAATCCCGCGAAAAGTTTAGTTAATTCTATATCTAATATTCAAAAAGGAAGAGCAGCTGCAGAACGTATTGTAGAAATATTGAATACCAAATGTACATCAAATGAAAAATTTAGATATAAATCCATTTTTCATTTCGAAAATGAAATTTTATTTCATAATGTATCATTTACTTATAATAAATTGATCTTAATTCAAGATTTAAGTTTCTCTTTAAAAAAAGGAAAAACTGTAGTTTTAGTGGGGAGATCCGGCAGTGGAAAATCTACCCTTGCTAATTTATTAGCCAGATTTTATGATGTTACATCTGGAGAAATTACTATAGATGGAATTAACATTAAATATTTGAAAATTAAAGATTATAGAAAATTATTAGGAATTGTTACTCAAGAACCAGTTCTTTTTAATGATTCTATTTTTAATAATATAGCATTAGGATCAGAAAAAAAAGTATCTATAAATTCTGTAATACAAGCAGCTGAAATTGCTAATGCACATTGTTTTATAGAAAAACTTCCAAAAGGGTATGATACTATTATAGGATATAATGGAAATAAATTATCCTTAGGTCAAAAACAAAGAATTAGCATAGCTAGAGCTGTATTTAAAGATCCTCCAATTATGATTTTAGATGAAGCAACTTCTTCATTAGATACAGAATCTGAAATTACAATTCAAAAAGCATTAAATAAAATAATGAAAAATAGAACATCTCTTGTAATAGCACATAAATTATCTTCTACTATTATACAAAATGCAGATCATATTATTGTATTAGAAAAAGGAAAAATTATAGAACAAGGAAAACATGATACTTTAATATCAAATAAGGGAACTTATAGTAAATTAATGGCTTTATAA
- a CDS encoding TerC family protein: protein MNIEKCIIQIIHHPILSISIIGNLFLLESILSIDNAAMLSSMILNLKKEDRKRAIKYGIIGAYFFRCLCLLFASILIKIWWLKPLGGIYLIFLGLKHFFFNKNFISNNLKNEKTKDSFWKVVFIIEIMDLAFSIDNIFASVALSDNFILIFLGVCIGIFSMRLILQFFVRLMEKFPELKHSTFFVIIILGIKLIFFSKKYVPDFVLFFFSEKIFSLLTFLIFMSPIFLSWIKKVINKN from the coding sequence ATGAATATTGAAAAATGTATAATACAAATTATTCATCATCCTATTCTATCTATTTCTATTATAGGAAATTTATTTTTATTAGAAAGTATTTTATCTATAGATAATGCAGCCATGTTATCTTCTATGATTCTGAATCTTAAAAAAGAAGATAGAAAAAGAGCCATAAAATATGGAATTATTGGTGCTTATTTTTTTCGATGTTTATGTCTATTATTTGCTTCTATATTGATCAAAATATGGTGGTTGAAACCATTAGGAGGAATTTACTTGATTTTTTTAGGATTAAAACATTTTTTTTTCAATAAAAATTTTATATCAAATAATTTAAAAAATGAAAAAACAAAAGATTCTTTTTGGAAAGTTGTTTTTATTATAGAAATAATGGATTTAGCTTTTTCTATTGATAATATTTTTGCATCTGTTGCATTATCTGATAATTTTATATTAATTTTTTTGGGTGTATGTATAGGAATTTTTTCTATGAGATTGATTTTACAATTTTTTGTTCGATTAATGGAAAAATTTCCAGAATTAAAACATTCTACTTTTTTTGTAATCATTATTCTTGGAATTAAACTTATTTTTTTTTCAAAAAAATATGTTCCTGATTTTGTATTATTTTTTTTTTCAGAAAAAATATTTTCTTTATTAACTTTTTTAATATTTATGTCCCCTATTTTTTTATCATGGATAAAAAAAGTAATTAATAAAAATTAA
- a CDS encoding dihydrolipoamide acetyltransferase family protein, which yields MAEIIYMPQLSDTMKEGTVIKWNKKIGDKVSEGDILAEIETDKATQDFEIDVSGVLLFIGIKEGETTRVNDVLAIIGYEGEDINHIISELHKNKEEKNQKIFISPIAKKMAKKIGISIENVQGSGEYGRIVKKDIESYEKINLKEKKGKNQKTIVHSSIRKKIAEHLTYSKFSAPHYYLFSEIYADKLIEFRKNLNHKLSLEEKISFNDIIIKAVAQSLKKHPDINVSWNDEKIIIHPHIHIGVAVAIQDGLIVPVIKNADQKSLLQISKEIRDKVLRSKSKKIQPEEIENSTFTVSNLGMYEIESFTSIINTPNTSILSVGSIMVRPVVKNYKIEIGNIMKITLSCDHRIIDGVKGSQYIHSLKNFLEDPITILF from the coding sequence ATGGCAGAAATAATATATATGCCCCAATTAAGTGATACAATGAAAGAGGGGACTGTAATCAAATGGAACAAAAAAATAGGAGATAAAGTTTCAGAAGGCGATATTCTAGCTGAAATAGAAACCGATAAAGCTACTCAAGATTTTGAAATAGATGTTAGTGGAGTTTTGCTTTTTATTGGAATTAAAGAAGGGGAAACTACACGTGTTAATGATGTATTAGCGATCATAGGTTATGAAGGAGAAGATATAAATCATATTATTTCAGAATTACATAAAAATAAAGAAGAAAAAAATCAAAAAATATTTATCTCTCCTATAGCAAAAAAAATGGCTAAAAAAATAGGAATTTCTATAGAAAATGTTCAAGGAAGTGGAGAATATGGTAGAATTGTTAAAAAAGATATAGAATCTTATGAAAAAATTAACCTTAAGGAAAAGAAAGGAAAAAATCAAAAAACGATTGTTCATTCTTCCATCAGAAAAAAAATAGCAGAGCATTTAACTTATTCTAAATTTTCAGCTCCACATTATTATTTATTTAGTGAAATTTACGCGGATAAATTAATTGAATTTAGAAAAAATTTAAATCATAAACTTTCTTTAGAAGAAAAAATATCATTCAATGATATTATTATCAAAGCAGTAGCTCAATCTTTAAAAAAACATCCTGATATAAATGTATCATGGAACGATGAAAAAATCATAATACATCCACATATTCATATTGGAGTAGCTGTAGCTATACAAGATGGATTGATAGTTCCAGTTATTAAAAATGCAGATCAAAAATCATTATTACAAATTTCCAAAGAAATTAGAGATAAAGTATTACGTTCAAAATCGAAAAAAATACAACCGGAAGAAATAGAAAATAGTACTTTCACTGTTTCAAATTTAGGAATGTATGAAATAGAATCTTTTACTTCTATCATTAATACTCCCAATACATCCATATTATCTGTAGGATCTATTATGGTACGTCCTGTCGTAAAAAATTATAAAATTGAAATAGGAAATATAATGAAAATTACATTGTCTTGTGATCATAGAATTATAGATGGAGTTAAAGGAAGTCAATATATTCATTCTCTTAAAAATTTTTTAGAAGATCCTATTACCATATTATTTTAA